One region of Eupeodes corollae chromosome 1, idEupCoro1.1, whole genome shotgun sequence genomic DNA includes:
- the LOC129942924 gene encoding BTB/POZ domain-containing protein 3 isoform X2 codes for MATPNPRLPLLKSVKRNQESMSHSQIQAWMNVETINNGGILLSPPHNSATHQPQQQQQQQQNPQQQQQQQQQQHHQRDNIQITQPISVPSSPLASPGAVSSSPSFCLPSSNGSSNAVDTADPNWQATKATVLERNAAMFNNELMSDVKFVVGSDDNIQTIPAHKYILATGSSVFYAMFYGGLAENKQEIKVPDVEPSAFLTLLRYLYCDEIQLEPDNILATLYAAKKYIVPHLARACVNYLEVSLTAKNACLLLSQSRLFEEPELMQRCWEVIDAQAEMAIKSEGFVDIDLKTFESILSRETLNCKEIHLFEAALNWALNACQKMEIDTTPQNKRNVLGPALHLIRIPTMTLEEFANGVAQTGILTSPETIDIFLHFTANAKPSLNYPTKCRAGLKTQVCHRFQSCAYRSNQWRYRGRCDSIQFSVDRRIFIVGFGLYGSSTGAANYSVKIELKRLGRTLAENDTKFFSDGSSNTFHVFFANPIQIEPECYYTASVILDGNELSFFGQEGMSEVCMGNVTFQFQCSSESTNGTGVQGGQIPELIFYGPTTNSPLNSPTNSHCTTPSANCDEGALAAN; via the exons AACAATCAACAATGGAGGGATATTATTATCGCCCCCACACAATTCTGCAACACATCAGccgcaacagcaacaacaacaacagcaaaatccacaacagcagcaacaacaacaacagcaacaacaccaTCAGCGTGATAATATTCAAATCACACAACCAATTAGTGTCCCATCATCACCGTTAGCATCGCCTGGTGCCGTAAGCAGTTCACCATCATTTTGTCTTCCATCAAGTAATGGATCATCCAATGCAGTTGATACAGCCGATCCAAATTGGCAAGCAACCAAAGCAACTGTACTCGAGCGTAATGCTGCCATGTTCAATAATGAACTAATGTCTGATGTTAAATTTGTTGTTGGTTCTGATG ATAATATTCAAACAATTCCTGCACATAAATACATCCTCGCAACTGGAAGTTCAGTATTTTATGCAATGTTCTATGGAGGATTGGCAGAAAACAAACAGGAAATCAAAGTGCCCGATGTTGAACCATCAGCTTTTCTTACTTTATTAAG ATATTTGTATTGTGATGAAATTCAATTGGAACCTGATAATATTCTGGCAACACTGTATGCTGCTAAAAAGTATATTGTACCGCATTTAGCAAGGGCATGCGTTAATTATTTGGAAGTTAGTTTGACGGCAAAAAACGCCTGTCTACTTCTCAGTCAATCCCGTCTATTCGAGGAGCCAGAACTGATGCAGAGATGCTGGGAAGTTATAGACGCACAG gcggAAATGGCTATTAAATCAGAAGGCTTCGTAGATATCGACTTGAAGACTTTCGAATCGATTCTATCACGAGAAACTCTCAACTGCAAGGAGATTCATTTGTTTGAAGCGGCTCTTAATTGGGCCTTGAATGCTTGTCAAAAGATGGAAATCGACACGACTCCTCAGAACAAACGCAACGTCCTTGGACCAGCTTTGCATTTAATTCGCATTCCCACAATGACTCTGGAGGAATTTGCCAATGGAGTCGCCCAAACAGGCATCCTCACCTCCCCAGAGACAATCGATATATTTCTACACTTCACTGCGAATGCCAAACCAAGTCTAAACTATCCGACAAAATGTCGTGCTGGACTGAAGACCCAGGTTTGCCATCGTTTCCAATCGTGTGCTTATCGCTCCAATCAATGGCGCTATCGTGGACGCTgtgattcaattcaattttcggtAGATCGGAGAATTTTCATTGTAGGCTTTGGCCTCTACGGATCGTCGACTGGTGCAGCAAATTACAGTGTTAAAATTGAACTCAAACGACTGGGCCGAACTCTGGCCGAGAATGATACCAAATTTTTCTCCGATGGATCGAGCAATACGTTCCACGTTTTCTTTGCCAATCCCATTCAAATTGAACCCGAATGCTATTACACAGCATCTGTGATTCTCGATGGCAATGAATTGAGCTTCTTCGGACAGGAGGGCATGTCCGAAGTGTGCATGGGTAATGTGACATTTCAGTTTCAATGCTCGTCCGAAAGTACAAATGGCACAGGAGTTCAGGGCGGACAAATACCCGAATTGATATTCTATGGGCCAACGACCAATTCACCATTAAATAGCCCAACAAATTCACATTGCACAACACCATCGGCTAATTGTGACGAGGGTGCATTAGCTGCTAATTAA